A genomic region of Porticoccaceae bacterium LTM1 contains the following coding sequences:
- a CDS encoding AAA family ATPase: protein MKIESIWVKNWRSVKEEKLKAQDLMVIIGQNNHGKSNLLSSVLFFFGEIKQQDLDFFHGSSELFVEIEFCDLGESDKTTFKKYLTSEGKIVVRKTAFLGGSFEYRGYIENPSEDWLQEANASAYTKRELASSLPFHPYVPDSGRITKQNIIDAQNEYIKNNSEDIQFAFELETTNFLGLKSVAKGIFGEVYFIPAVKEASDDFSSKDSSVFGKMYADVVDLMSEHNKDWKETKEKLGKLFSTLNKKDHEGNDNNDRPQQLTDFEQELTDELVAWGAKVDIEVSAPDIENVFKANTQVWVDDGVRTDIKRKGHGLQRALTVALIQVVAKKAFAEAESAEEQGNRKASNSRYFIFEEPELYLHPQAQRSLFDSFVALSESGSQVILCTHSSGLIDVERYKSIYIATKNDEVNGTKVKQCTEDLFEGDSKKDFNLSYWINPDRGELFFASKVVLLEGATEKTVFPLLAKELGVFRYEYTLIDCGSKDNIPLYVKLMNKFSIPYVAVYDRDHQAHKGVDAIASADRSTQKIVDEIDINIGSSVVLENDIEEELGLPNGGSSKPYVALSHITAEGFAVTPQMAQKIRAIYDAEA, encoded by the coding sequence GTGAAAATTGAAAGTATATGGGTTAAAAACTGGCGCTCTGTAAAAGAAGAAAAGCTAAAAGCACAAGATCTAATGGTTATCATTGGTCAGAATAACCACGGCAAGTCGAATCTTTTATCTTCCGTCTTATTCTTCTTTGGTGAGATAAAGCAACAAGATCTGGACTTCTTCCATGGTTCTTCTGAACTATTTGTAGAAATTGAGTTTTGTGATCTTGGTGAGTCAGATAAAACTACTTTCAAAAAATATTTAACTTCTGAGGGAAAAATAGTCGTAAGAAAAACAGCCTTTTTAGGTGGTAGTTTTGAATACCGAGGATACATAGAAAATCCATCGGAGGATTGGCTTCAAGAAGCGAATGCTTCTGCTTACACTAAAAGAGAACTAGCGTCCAGCCTGCCATTCCATCCTTATGTTCCTGATTCTGGACGAATCACCAAGCAAAATATCATCGATGCCCAAAACGAATACATTAAAAATAACAGCGAAGATATTCAATTCGCTTTTGAGCTTGAGACTACAAATTTTCTGGGGTTGAAAAGTGTAGCAAAGGGAATATTTGGTGAAGTTTACTTTATACCAGCTGTAAAAGAAGCATCGGATGATTTTTCTTCTAAAGATTCTAGTGTTTTCGGAAAAATGTATGCTGATGTTGTAGATTTAATGTCTGAGCACAATAAAGACTGGAAGGAAACAAAGGAAAAACTCGGAAAACTATTTTCCACCCTGAACAAAAAAGATCACGAAGGTAACGACAATAATGATCGACCTCAACAATTGACTGACTTTGAGCAAGAGTTAACTGATGAGCTAGTTGCGTGGGGTGCAAAAGTAGATATTGAAGTAAGTGCTCCTGATATTGAGAATGTATTTAAGGCAAATACTCAGGTTTGGGTTGATGACGGTGTTAGAACTGATATAAAACGAAAAGGACACGGTTTACAACGAGCTCTCACGGTTGCGCTAATACAAGTAGTTGCTAAAAAAGCTTTTGCCGAGGCAGAATCGGCGGAAGAACAAGGAAATAGAAAAGCATCAAATTCTAGATACTTTATATTCGAGGAGCCTGAGCTTTATTTACATCCTCAAGCGCAAAGGTCGTTATTCGACTCATTCGTTGCTTTGTCTGAGTCAGGAAGTCAAGTGATCCTCTGTACGCATTCAAGCGGTCTTATTGATGTTGAGCGTTATAAGTCTATTTACATAGCAACAAAGAATGATGAAGTAAACGGAACTAAGGTTAAGCAATGCACTGAAGATTTGTTTGAAGGAGATTCAAAAAAAGACTTCAATCTTTCCTACTGGATCAATCCTGATCGTGGTGAATTATTCTTTGCCAGTAAAGTTGTGTTGCTAGAGGGAGCTACAGAAAAAACTGTATTTCCTCTATTGGCTAAAGAGTTAGGTGTATTTAGGTACGAATATACTTTAATCGATTGCGGTTCAAAAGATAATATCCCCCTTTACGTTAAGCTTATGAATAAGTTTTCTATCCCGTATGTCGCTGTTTATGATAGGGATCATCAAGCTCACAAAGGAGTCGATGCAATTGCGTCGGCAGATCGATCAACACAAAAAATTGTTGATGAGATTGATATCAATATAGGTTCTTCGGTGGTATTGGAAAATGATATAGAAGAAGAGCTTGGCTTGCCAAATGGTGGAAGTAGCAAACCTTATGTGGCATTAAGTCACATTACCGCAGAAGGCTTCGCGGTCACTCCACAAATGGCTCAAAAAATCAGAGCAATTTATGACGCAGAGGCCTAA
- the uvrD gene encoding DNA helicase II yields MDVTSILDSLNPAQRDAVSSSDQNLLVLAGAGSGKTRVLVHRIAWLIQVERVSPYEILAVTFTNKAAREMRERINDLLGMPPSGMWVGTFHGLAHRLLKTHWQEAKLPENFQILDSDDQQRLLKRVTAALNLDENRWPARQSQWFINAQKDEGLRPHHIQETGDHYLTTMVKIYAAYEEACQRGGMVDFGELLLRAHELWLNNPALLRHYQNRFRHILVDEFQDTNSIQYAWLRMLAGAGSANQPSAVTAVGDDDQSIYGWRGAKIENIRNFGNDFKQAKTVKLEQNYRSTSNILDAANAVIARNSDRLGKDLWTEGDAGELLSLYAGFNEHDEARFIADRVQSWSNEGNRYDESAILYRSNAQSRVLEEALLRAGIPYRIYGGQKFYERLEIKNALAYLRLMLNRHDDAAFERVINTPTRGIGDKTVQQLRDAARANGQSLWRSAQLAVANGQFTARAGNAVVAFLTLIDQLDSETDELELHEITEHVIERSGLVDHHSKEKGERGQARVENLKELISACRGFDRSGDDEERSPLGRFLDEAALDAGERQADDREDAVQMMTLHSAKGLEFPLVFLAGMEENLFPHKMSLEEPGRLDEERRLAYVGITRAMQKLYLTFAESRQMYGSESFNSVSRFVRDIPSELLEEVRLNSQVRRPTSYARSDSPRFSDEGIDTGLSLGQRVNHKIFGEGTVLNFEGNGAHARVQVNFENEGNKWLVVAYANLQPL; encoded by the coding sequence ATGGACGTAACCTCAATATTAGACAGCCTCAATCCCGCCCAACGCGATGCGGTTTCCAGTTCGGATCAAAACCTGCTGGTTCTCGCTGGCGCTGGCTCGGGTAAAACCCGTGTACTGGTACACCGCATTGCCTGGTTGATTCAGGTAGAGCGCGTATCCCCGTACGAAATTCTGGCGGTGACCTTTACCAATAAAGCAGCCCGTGAAATGCGCGAGCGCATAAACGATCTGTTAGGCATGCCACCCAGTGGTATGTGGGTGGGCACCTTTCACGGCCTCGCACATCGTCTGCTGAAAACCCACTGGCAGGAAGCGAAACTGCCGGAGAACTTCCAGATTCTCGACTCCGACGATCAGCAACGGCTATTGAAGCGAGTTACTGCGGCGCTCAATCTCGACGAGAATCGCTGGCCGGCACGCCAGTCACAGTGGTTTATCAACGCCCAGAAAGATGAAGGCCTGCGCCCTCATCATATTCAGGAGACCGGAGACCACTACCTCACCACCATGGTAAAGATTTACGCCGCCTACGAAGAAGCGTGTCAGCGCGGTGGCATGGTGGATTTTGGCGAATTGCTACTGCGCGCTCATGAGCTATGGCTCAATAACCCGGCTCTACTGCGCCACTACCAGAACCGCTTCCGCCATATTCTGGTAGACGAATTCCAGGATACCAACAGCATTCAATACGCCTGGCTGCGTATGCTGGCCGGTGCCGGCAGTGCAAACCAGCCCTCTGCCGTTACTGCAGTGGGCGACGACGACCAGTCCATCTACGGCTGGCGCGGTGCCAAAATCGAAAACATCCGCAACTTCGGCAACGATTTCAAACAGGCGAAAACCGTCAAGCTGGAGCAGAACTATCGCTCCACGAGCAATATTCTTGATGCCGCCAATGCGGTGATTGCCCGCAACAGCGACCGACTCGGCAAGGATTTGTGGACCGAGGGTGACGCTGGCGAGCTGCTGTCTCTCTACGCAGGGTTCAATGAGCATGACGAAGCGCGCTTTATCGCCGACCGCGTGCAAAGCTGGTCCAATGAGGGCAATCGCTACGACGAGTCAGCAATACTGTACCGCTCCAATGCCCAGTCGCGAGTGCTGGAAGAGGCGCTGCTGCGCGCCGGTATTCCCTACCGTATCTACGGCGGCCAGAAGTTCTATGAACGGCTGGAAATCAAAAACGCACTGGCCTATCTGCGCCTGATGCTTAACCGCCACGACGACGCGGCCTTTGAACGGGTGATCAATACCCCGACTCGTGGCATTGGCGACAAAACCGTGCAACAACTGCGTGATGCGGCTCGCGCCAATGGCCAGTCACTGTGGCGATCGGCTCAGCTGGCGGTTGCCAATGGCCAGTTCACCGCCCGCGCAGGCAATGCCGTAGTAGCCTTTTTGACCTTGATCGACCAGCTCGACAGCGAAACCGACGAGCTGGAGCTGCATGAAATTACCGAGCATGTCATTGAGCGCAGCGGCCTGGTGGATCATCACAGCAAAGAGAAGGGCGAGCGCGGTCAGGCGCGGGTGGAAAACCTGAAGGAACTGATCAGTGCCTGTCGCGGTTTTGACCGCAGTGGCGATGATGAAGAGCGCTCACCGCTGGGCCGTTTCCTCGATGAAGCAGCACTGGATGCCGGAGAGCGACAGGCTGACGACCGCGAAGATGCGGTGCAGATGATGACCCTGCACTCCGCCAAGGGTTTGGAGTTCCCGCTGGTGTTTTTGGCCGGTATGGAAGAAAACCTGTTCCCGCACAAGATGAGCCTGGAAGAACCGGGCCGTCTCGACGAGGAGCGTCGCCTCGCTTACGTGGGCATTACCCGCGCCATGCAAAAACTCTACCTCACCTTTGCCGAAAGCCGCCAGATGTACGGCAGCGAGAGTTTCAACAGCGTGTCACGTTTTGTACGGGATATTCCATCAGAATTGCTTGAGGAAGTACGCCTCAACAGCCAGGTACGCCGCCCCACCAGTTATG
- a CDS encoding SIS domain-containing protein, protein MKPATLTQAISASLDNMRKSERKVAEFVLANPVEVINLRIVDLARRAEVSEPTVVRFCRAVGCKGFQEFKLSLAQQLASSPSYGQIAVTETDTVREYTHKVFDSTVDTLLQVRDHINPEQLEVAIAALAQTRRVEFYGFGASASVAADAQHRFFRLQIPSAAYSDPHLQNMSATSLEPGSVVVAISQSGRTRALLDSMMLLRNRGIEVIGLAPTGTPVLEASSIPLPIDVVEDIQLYTPLSSRIAHLVVIDVLAIGVARHKGEQLQTHLQELQEGLKVLRMPE, encoded by the coding sequence TTGAAACCCGCCACTCTCACCCAGGCTATCAGTGCCTCCTTAGATAATATGCGCAAGTCAGAGCGCAAAGTGGCCGAGTTTGTGCTGGCCAATCCGGTGGAGGTTATCAACCTGCGCATTGTCGACCTGGCACGCCGCGCCGAGGTCAGCGAGCCCACGGTGGTTCGGTTTTGCCGCGCGGTTGGTTGTAAAGGATTTCAGGAATTCAAACTGTCACTGGCTCAGCAGTTGGCTTCCAGCCCCAGTTACGGGCAGATTGCAGTTACCGAAACCGACACGGTTCGCGAGTACACCCACAAGGTATTCGATTCCACAGTTGATACCCTGCTGCAGGTGCGCGACCACATCAACCCGGAGCAACTGGAAGTCGCCATTGCCGCATTAGCGCAAACCAGGCGAGTGGAGTTTTACGGTTTTGGTGCATCGGCCTCGGTTGCGGCGGATGCACAGCACCGCTTTTTCCGTTTGCAGATTCCCTCGGCGGCCTATTCCGATCCGCACTTGCAGAATATGTCGGCGACCTCACTGGAGCCGGGCAGCGTAGTAGTGGCGATCTCGCAATCTGGCCGTACCCGCGCATTACTGGATTCAATGATGTTGCTGCGCAACCGCGGCATCGAGGTTATAGGGCTGGCTCCTACCGGCACACCGGTTCTGGAAGCCTCCTCTATTCCACTGCCCATCGATGTAGTGGAAGACATTCAACTTTACACACCACTCTCATCACGCATCGCCCACCTGGTGGTAATCGATGTGTTGGCGATTGGGGTCGCCCGCCACAAGGGTGAGCAGCTGCAAACCCATCTGCAGGAACTTCAGGAAGGACTTAAAGTACTTCGAATGCCCGAATGA
- a CDS encoding S41 family peptidase — protein sequence MKMKALIASMLALGSLSAQAADSEWYRYSAVSPDGSKVAFSHKGDIYVVNSQGGTAVPVTTHSAHDTYPVWSRDGRMLAFASDRYGNFDIFAVPSTGGEAQRLTYHSANDIPSDFSADGKSVLFTSLRMDSAANTQFPSGRLEETYSVNLSGGTPSQVTTIVAEEARYNTAGDKFLYQDKKGYEDAFRKHHRSSVTRDIWLYDTKKDEHTQITNWLGEDRQPVWADNDSAFYFLSERSGTMNVWKQDLASGKATQITNHTVHPVRFLSRDNQGNLVYGFHGSIYRLDAGSSEPRKLTIRINQDDSTNDVERMVKMDGASEFAVSPDGKEVAFIVRGEVFVTSTEYKTTKRITNTPEQERSVSFSPDGRALLYAGERNGSWNLYQTKLVEKDQKHFNNALKLKESVVLANDEETFQPAFSPNGKEVAYLSNRDTLKVLNLESGKSRTVLQEKYNYSYSDGDLYFEWSPDSKWLATSFINPSRWITEVGIVAADGKSDVVNLTLSGYADVAPHWALDGNAITWMTAKNGRRNHGSWGSEMDVYGVFFNEETWDKFRLTKEEYALKKAEEKNGKKKDEENGDEEKEETSKPKTVEMDLANFEDRRARLTMHAADIGDGLLSKDGRKLYYLASFEKGYDLWVRDFDDNSTKILSKLGAKSASMQMTKDGKELVVLSDGRLQKVNLGSGKPEGIAFGAEMFLNADAERAYMFEHAWRQAREKFYVKDLHGVDWDLMKKEYQPKLADINNNRDFAELLSELLGELNASHTGGRYRAGGNGNGDQTAALGIIPDYGYTGDGIKIAEIIDKGPLVNSESKVKAGMIITAINGEKIDANSNYYAMLNHKAGDRLLLTVKDTSGKKARTFEQVVKAIPVRYEMELLYQRWVKNRRDLVEKLSDGKLGYVHVKGMNTQSFQTTYSEVLGRNVDKDALIVDTRFNGGGWLHDDLNTLLSGEKYYTFLPRGRAIGSEPLAKWYRPSAVVAGEGNYSDAYLFPHSYKQLDIGPLIGMPVPATGTAVWWETMISGDVIFGIPQIGMLDQDGNLQENRDLVPDHQINNDPNSMSRGRDPQIEKAVEVLLKK from the coding sequence ATGAAAATGAAAGCACTTATTGCATCCATGCTGGCTTTGGGGTCGCTATCTGCGCAGGCCGCAGACAGCGAGTGGTATCGCTACTCAGCGGTATCCCCGGACGGCAGCAAAGTAGCGTTCAGCCACAAGGGAGATATCTATGTGGTGAACAGCCAGGGTGGAACCGCTGTGCCGGTAACCACTCACAGCGCCCACGATACCTACCCGGTGTGGAGCCGCGATGGCCGTATGCTGGCGTTTGCATCCGACCGTTACGGTAATTTCGACATCTTTGCTGTACCCAGCACCGGCGGTGAAGCCCAGCGCCTGACCTACCACTCTGCCAACGATATCCCCAGTGATTTCAGTGCTGATGGCAAGAGTGTGCTGTTTACCTCTCTGCGTATGGACTCTGCAGCGAATACCCAGTTTCCAAGTGGCCGTCTCGAAGAAACCTACAGTGTTAACCTGAGTGGCGGCACGCCTAGCCAGGTTACCACTATTGTTGCCGAAGAAGCCCGCTATAACACGGCTGGCGACAAGTTCCTGTACCAGGACAAAAAAGGTTATGAAGACGCGTTCCGTAAGCACCACCGTTCTTCCGTAACTCGCGATATCTGGCTCTACGACACCAAGAAAGACGAGCACACCCAAATCACCAACTGGCTGGGTGAAGACCGTCAGCCGGTTTGGGCCGATAACGACAGCGCGTTCTACTTCCTGAGTGAGCGCAGCGGTACCATGAATGTGTGGAAACAGGACCTGGCATCTGGCAAAGCCACCCAGATCACTAACCACACCGTGCATCCGGTTCGCTTCCTGAGCCGCGACAACCAGGGCAACCTGGTTTACGGGTTCCACGGTTCCATCTATCGCCTGGACGCTGGCAGCAGCGAGCCACGCAAGCTGACTATCCGCATCAACCAGGACGACAGCACCAACGACGTAGAGCGTATGGTGAAAATGGATGGAGCCAGCGAATTTGCTGTTTCACCGGACGGCAAAGAAGTAGCCTTTATTGTACGCGGTGAAGTGTTTGTTACTTCCACCGAATACAAGACCACCAAGCGTATTACCAATACCCCGGAACAAGAGCGCTCTGTTTCCTTCTCACCAGATGGCCGCGCCCTGCTGTACGCCGGTGAACGCAACGGCAGCTGGAACCTGTACCAGACCAAACTGGTAGAGAAAGACCAGAAGCACTTCAACAACGCCCTCAAACTGAAAGAGAGCGTGGTACTGGCCAATGACGAGGAAACCTTCCAGCCTGCGTTCTCACCGAACGGCAAGGAAGTGGCTTACCTGTCTAACCGCGACACCCTGAAAGTACTCAATCTGGAAAGCGGTAAATCCCGCACTGTGCTGCAAGAGAAGTACAACTACTCCTACAGCGATGGCGACCTCTACTTTGAATGGTCACCGGACAGCAAATGGCTGGCGACCAGCTTCATCAATCCAAGTCGCTGGATTACCGAAGTGGGCATTGTTGCTGCCGACGGCAAAAGCGACGTGGTGAACCTGACCCTGTCGGGTTACGCCGATGTTGCGCCTCATTGGGCACTGGATGGCAACGCCATCACATGGATGACTGCCAAGAACGGCCGCCGCAATCACGGCAGCTGGGGCTCAGAGATGGATGTTTACGGTGTGTTCTTCAATGAAGAGACCTGGGACAAATTCCGCCTCACCAAAGAAGAGTACGCGCTGAAAAAAGCCGAAGAGAAAAACGGCAAGAAAAAAGACGAAGAAAATGGTGACGAGGAGAAAGAAGAAACCTCCAAGCCAAAAACTGTCGAAATGGATCTTGCCAACTTCGAAGATCGCCGCGCCCGCCTGACCATGCACGCTGCCGATATTGGCGACGGCCTGCTCAGCAAAGACGGTCGCAAACTTTACTACCTGGCCAGCTTTGAAAAAGGCTACGACCTGTGGGTTCGCGACTTCGACGACAACAGCACCAAAATCCTGAGCAAGCTGGGCGCCAAAAGTGCATCCATGCAAATGACCAAAGATGGCAAAGAGCTGGTGGTACTGTCCGATGGTCGCCTGCAGAAAGTCAACTTGGGCAGTGGCAAGCCGGAAGGCATCGCCTTCGGTGCAGAGATGTTCCTGAATGCAGACGCCGAGCGCGCCTACATGTTTGAACACGCCTGGCGTCAGGCCCGCGAGAAGTTCTACGTGAAAGACCTGCACGGTGTTGACTGGGACCTGATGAAAAAAGAGTACCAGCCAAAACTGGCCGACATTAACAACAACCGCGACTTTGCCGAGTTGTTGAGTGAACTGCTGGGTGAGCTGAACGCTTCGCACACCGGTGGTCGCTACCGTGCTGGTGGTAATGGCAATGGTGACCAGACTGCAGCACTGGGCATTATTCCGGATTACGGATACACCGGTGACGGCATCAAGATCGCCGAAATCATCGACAAAGGTCCACTGGTCAACAGCGAGAGCAAAGTAAAAGCAGGCATGATCATCACCGCCATCAACGGTGAAAAGATCGATGCCAACAGCAACTACTATGCCATGCTGAACCACAAAGCCGGCGATCGCCTGCTGCTGACTGTAAAAGACACCAGCGGTAAAAAGGCGCGTACCTTTGAGCAGGTAGTAAAAGCCATTCCAGTGCGTTACGAAATGGAACTGCTCTATCAGCGCTGGGTGAAAAACCGTCGCGATCTGGTAGAAAAACTGTCCGATGGCAAGCTGGGCTACGTGCATGTTAAAGGCATGAACACCCAGTCATTCCAGACCACTTACTCCGAAGTGCTGGGTCGCAACGTCGACAAAGATGCACTGATTGTTGATACCCGCTTCAACGGTGGTGGCTGGTTGCACGACGACCTCAACACCCTGCTGTCTGGCGAGAAGTACTACACATTCTTACCACGCGGTCGCGCGATCGGCTCCGAGCCGCTGGCAAAATGGTATCGTCCGTCAGCGGTAGTTGCTGGTGAAGGCAACTACTCAGACGCCTACCTGTTCCCGCACAGCTACAAGCAGCTGGACATTGGTCCGTTGATCGGTATGCCGGTTCCGGCAACCGGTACTGCGGTATGGTGGGAAACCATGATCAGCGGTGACGTGATCTTTGGTATTCCGCAAATCGGTATGCTGGACCAGGACGGTAACCTGCAGGAAAACCGCGATTTGGTACCGGACCACCAGATCAACAACGACCCGAACTCCATGTCTCGAGGTCGCGATCCTCAGATCGAAAAAGCGGTAGAAGTGCTGCTGAAGAAGTAA